Below is a window of 'Nostoc azollae' 0708 DNA.
CACTGACAGTGGTGGTTATCAACAATTGGATGAGCGAAAACCATTAACTCTGGTCAAAATTTCTGAGTTGCTTTATGTTTTAGAGCATCCTGAATTACCTTTGCACAATAACCCGGCTGAGTTAGGTGCTAGAACTATGGTGCAGCGAGGTAATATTAGTGATGCCACTCAGACTCTCGAAGGGACTCAGACTTGGGATACTTTTATGTCTCTTGTTACTACTACTCGTAAGTTGGGAATTAGCTTCTTTAAATATATTCGTGACTGCATTTCTAAGGTTGGTAATATTCCCTATTTGGCGACTATTCTTGACGAAAAATCTGCTTTCAATCCTTTTGATTGCTTATGGGTACCTGAATAAGTTCTTCCCCCGAAGTATTCAGGGGATAGCTCCTAGTATATTTATGATTTCCTTTACTGTATCGAGTAAATCTTTCGCTTCCTATCTCTCTCTGAGAAATAATCTATTCACACTGTCATGTGAAACGTTTTCCAATATCTCTGCCAATCTACAACATCCCCCATGCTTTAGTTATGATAGCAAAAACAGAGTGTAATGTTCCAGATTCTATTGTGCTGTAGCAGGTTTGGTTATTTCTCTAATTCTCCCATACCTGCTAAGTAGATGACATTTTCATCACTACACTATTTTGCTACTTTATTAGTGGATAAGTCATACAATATTATTGTACTCGTTCGATATTATATTAAGTAGATGCACTCTCTTAGCTTTTGAGTCGCTAAATTTTGAATTGCTGATGAGTACCCGTATAATTTGGCATCCAACCTTCAACAGTCGTGAAATAACGGATCACCTTAAAATGTAAGGATGCTGAAGGACTACACCAATGTTCTACACCGATGGGAATGTACAAATAGTCTTGATGCTGAAGTAATAACTGGACTTGGCTACCATCAGGCTTAACGAAACCATAAATCATCTCTCCTGCTAACAAATAAATCACTTCAGCTGCATTGTGCGTATGGTAACGTCCGTAAGTTACTATCCAAGTTTCTAAATTTGTGGAGCCAGGATGTATATTGAGTAAATCACTCCAATGATAATCGGTTTCTTTTTGCAGGAATTCAAACAGACTGTTATGAAGTTCGATAATGTAAAGTTTCTCTGATTCCGTAACAGTTTCCTGTTCTAGCAATTCAGAGGAAAGCAGTGATGTTCCTAGTTCATAATTTCTCAGCTTGATATTTAGGGATTTTAGTTCATGAACTATCTCACTGAAATTACTCTCGGTTATGCCGTTGTCAAGTAATAAAATCGCCATGACAAAATACTAAATTCTTTATTAAGAACAGTTTACTTAAATTTCTACCAAAAAGCCACTATCTTCGACTGACAAAGAGGTGTTTTAACACATACTAAATATTCTTAGGTATTTACGCCAGTTCTGCTTTACACCGATTTTTTCGTAGGACTTACGCAAGTGTCACAATCAAGTCTCTTGTAGGGTGTGTCAGATGCCGAAAATTCGTTGATATTAACTGATTTATAGGTCTGACCCACCATACTAATATGCCAGTTGCATAAGTCCTGAATTGATAACTGTGAATAATTCTATTAGGGTAAAATAGTACAAGAAAACTATATCATATCGAAATGTCTCATTTAATTTTGTTTTGGCATCGCCGGGATTTACGTATTTCTGATAATACAGGACTAATAGCGGCTAGAGAACAAAGTTCAAAGATAGTAGGTGTATTTTGTCTTGACCCTTGTATTTTAAACAGTGATGATGTTGCACCTGCAAGAATAAAGTATATGATGGGCTGTTTACAGTCATTAGAAAAACAATACACTCAAGCAGGTAGCCAGTTAGTAATTTTATATGATAACCCTATCGCAGTCATTCCCGCCTTAGCGGAAGCATTGAAAGTTAAAGCAGTATTTTGGAATTGGGATGTAGAACCTTACGCACAAATACGGGATAATGATGTAATTTGCGTCCTTAGAGAAAAAGGTATTCAGACTCTTAATCAAAATTGGGATCAGTTGCTACACTCACCGGATGAAATTCTTAGTGGTTCTAAAACCCCATACACAGTTTATACTCCCTTCTGGAAAAATTGGAGTAGTAAACCAAAAGCAAACCCAGTTGCAACTTTAAAAAATTCCGAAGGATTGACAGCAGCAGAACAAGAAATTGCAAAACAATCTGGTGCAATTAACTTACCGTCTGCACAAGATTTAGGCTTTATTTGGGATGGAGAATTAATCATTGAACCAGGAGAAGCAGTAGCAAAAGCCAGGTTAGAAACCTTTACCACTTCTGCCATTAATGAATATCAAGAACAACGTAATTTTCCCACCGTACATGGAACATCCCAATTAAGTGCAGCTTTGAAATTTGGTGTAATTGGTATTCGTACAATCTGGCAAGCTACAAAAGAATTATTAGAAACTAGTAATAGTGAAGAAGTAACAGCGAGTATTCGCACATGGCAACAAGAATTCGCTTGGCGGGAATTTTATCAACATGCAATGTATCATTTTCCGGCATTAGCTAATGGTGCATATCGAGATATTTTCAAAAAGTTCCCTTGGCAGAATAATCAAGCACATTTTCAAGCTTGGTGTGAGGGGAAAACTGGTTATCCGATAGTTGATGCAGCGATGCGGCAATTAAATGAAATCGGCTGGATGCACAATAGATGTAGAATGATTGTAGCCAGTTTTCTCACCAAAGATTTAATTATTAATCCTCAATGGGGAGAAAAATATTTTATGCAGAAACTCATTGACGGTGATTTATCTGCTAATAATGGTGGTTGGCAATGGAGTGCTTCGAGTGGGATGGATTCCAAACCATTGAGGATATTTAACCCAGCCAGCCAAGCGCAAAAATTCGATATTGACGGTGAATATATTCGTCAATGGGTTCGAGAATTAAAATCTGTAGATACAGAATACTTAGTAAGTGGTAATATTACACCTTTAGAACGTCGTGCTGTTGGTTATCCTACACCCATAGTAGATCATAAAAAACAGCAAGGTTTGTTTAAACAATTATATCAAGAGCAAAAAACAGGTATGGATTGATTTCCACCAGTGACACTTTCAGTAAATGGCTACAATATACCTTGTCTCTTTAATAAAAGACTACACTTTTCTGTGCGCTTGCACTGTACCATCCTCAGTTATTCGAGGGACTGGATATTTAGCTGCGCTTAGGTTTAATATCTGATACCAAAGTTAGGCAAATATGTCGGGAATATCTTGATTGTCCTATGGTATTACAACCACAAATTGAAAATCTTCCACAAGGTGTATTGACAAGTGCAAATAGATCAAAACCATTAATTACTACTTTACCCCCAGAACCAAAAGCACCGGCTAAACCAAATGTCTTCACTTCGATGTTTCAATCATTGGGTGAAGAATTAAGTGTACCCTGGTTGTTATTGTCGGGAGTATTTTTAGTAGTTTTATCCTCTGGTGTATTGGCTGGAAGTCCGTGGAAAAGGTTTACTGTCATTGGACAATATGGAGTTTTATTAGCCTATACTTTGAGTTTTTACGGTTTCACTTTCTGGGCTGGAAAACAAACTAACCTTAAATTGACAGCACAGACTTTATTAATTTTGACTTCGTTATTAGTGCCTGTCAATTTCTGGGCGATGGATACCTTTAGTTTGTGGAACAATCCTATCAACTGGGTAATTTTAGCCTTTGGTTCTCTAGTACTATCAACGATAACCGTTTCACTTTCTCGAAATCAGACAATTCTTAGTAATTTTCACAGTGGGAATTTACCATTATTCAATATTTTGGGTCTGAGTTATTTGCATTGGGGTTGGAAGATATCCGGTTTTCCTTTAATTGCTGTTTATTTGGCAATAGTAGGTACAAGTTTGATTACTCTTTATACAGAGCTAAGCCAAACTAGAAAAGATTCAGATGCACACAATGATATTTGGGGCACTGGTATATATTTTCCTGTGCTCTTTTACGGGTTATTAGGAATAATATCAAGGGCCATTTTTGTGGCTGGTGTAAATGTTAATCAGTTGGGTTTAGCTATTGGTATTTGTGGTTGGTTGGCAGTTTTGTTAGCAGAGAGAAACTTCACCCCCAACTCCTCTCCCCAAGGATAGAGGAAAGTAAGCACCTCGACAAATACACCTTCCCTTGCTTCATATTTGGGAAAAATTAGGGGGAATTTTATTGTTCTTGGGTTGGTTAGAGTCGGTAATCGATGAACTTTGGCAAGCAATAACTGTCAGTGGTTTGAATTTATGGCTTTTTAGTCGCCGTTTAGGAAAGTATATTTTTCAAATTGACTTATTATTGACTTATTAGCGTTTTTTCTAATTGGGTTACAAACAATTTGGTGAGGTTGGGGGTTACTTCCTGGTGAATTGCAGAAGTTAACTATTAATATCGCTACTAATTTAACTAATACTCAAAATCAAAATTTTGTATTATCGACTCGGGCTTTATTTCCCTATTTAGTTTTGATGGTGGTACTAACAAATAGTTTACATCGTGCTAATAAAGCAAATTTGGTGATCTTTGGCGTGCAGTTAAATGTATTATTTGGGGTATCCTTGACAATTTTAGCGATAATTAGTCCCACAGTGCGATTACTGAATCTTCTCTTCTCTACTATTACCCTAGCTACTATCACCAAACAACGCTTTTATTCTAGTATCTTATGTATATCTGACTCACGTTACAGGAGTAATAGCGCTTTGTTATACTATTAATTGGTGGTCTCCTAATCTCAGTTATGAAATTTGGGCAACATTTTTATTAGGTTTGATAGTAGGAGAATGGATATTTAGCTGGACAGAAACTATCTGGAAAAATAGTGCCTGGTATATTGATTTAGGTTTAGCTACTGTCAGTCTTTTCCTACTTATGGATAAAAGCGGAAGCATTTTGGTATGCTAATATCACTAATGCCGATTATTCGCGTACTGTTTGGTTAATTACACCTTTAACACTCACCGCTTTAGAAAAGCGTAGCAGTGACACTAGCCGCAGTACCAGAATTTTTGTCACTGTGATAGCTGTATTATAAGCCCAACTTTTAACCCTTCCATTAGCAGGAAATAGACTAATTGGTTTCGCAGTAGGAACTGCTGTCATGTTTGTCAATACTTGCTATTCACGAAATCAAACAACTATGGGAACTACCATCGGTTTAGGGTTGAGTTTAATAGTTGCCTCATTATGGCAAATTTTCCCAGATCTAGGGTTATCAGGTTGGTTAATAGTATATGCCTTAGCCATTGTCAGTTCATGGGTAGCGAGGAAATTACTATTTAACAAAACTCAAATTTATGCCTTAGGCGCTGACAAATGGGCGATCGCACTCTCTATCCTAGAATTATTTAGCATCACTATAGACTCCTTCCTCATTTATGCAGGGGATAGAAGCCCCAGTATTTGCTATCCAACTGCCACACTAATAACTCTAGCACCAATTATCTATCGTAGTTGCCAACAACCATCTAATTGGGCATTTTATAGCATCGGCTGGTGTTTAGAATTATTAGTCACCGAAGTTCTCAGATTTTGGCAACCATCTATTATTAGTATTACTATTGCTAATATTGCCCTTGGGTTAAAAACTCAATTGTTTGGAGAATGGTGGCATAGGAGATATCAAATATTACCCCCTAGCTTTAATATCATATCCCTCATCTCTGGTGTATTTAGCAACATCTTACGAATTAATAACTTCTGCGAATGGACAGGTTTTTCTTCCTTGAGTATAGCCTTAATTTCAATTAGTATAGGACGCAGAAAAGAAGAGTGTAAAGCCCTACTTTACTTTGGTATAATTGGTGTATTCATTTCTGCTTATCAACTCCTATTCTATCAACTTTCTGTAGTAAAAGGAGGTGCAATTGGTGATATTCTAATCGCTATGTCCGCTTTAGTTACTAGCATCATGTATGTTTCCCGCATCCTTCACCCTTGGTTAATTAGCTATTTGCGACTTACACCAGAAGAACTACAAAATATTGCCCACTTATACTGGATTGGGAGTAGCAGTTTATTTTTATTTGCCATTACAATTCCTATTCAAAATAACCTTTATGCTTTATGTAGGAATAGGAACAGGAATATTTTTAACCCGCTATGCAATATGCCAAGGAAGACGAAACAATATTCATGAACCTGCACAAAGTATTGGAAAGATAGGTGTAGATGAAATTTTGGTTTACCTGGGTTCGATGGAATTAGGAATCACAAGTTTATATTTACAAGACTTATCAATAGGACG
It encodes the following:
- a CDS encoding cupin domain-containing protein — its product is MAILLLDNGITESNFSEIVHELKSLNIKLRNYELGTSLLSSELLEQETVTESEKLYIIELHNSLFEFLQKETDYHWSDLLNIHPGSTNLETWIVTYGRYHTHNAAEVIYLLAGEMIYGFVKPDGSQVQLLLQHQDYLYIPIGVEHWCSPSASLHFKVIRYFTTVEGWMPNYTGTHQQFKI
- a CDS encoding FAD-binding domain-containing protein, whose amino-acid sequence is MSHLILFWHRRDLRISDNTGLIAAREQSSKIVGVFCLDPCILNSDDVAPARIKYMMGCLQSLEKQYTQAGSQLVILYDNPIAVIPALAEALKVKAVFWNWDVEPYAQIRDNDVICVLREKGIQTLNQNWDQLLHSPDEILSGSKTPYTVYTPFWKNWSSKPKANPVATLKNSEGLTAAEQEIAKQSGAINLPSAQDLGFIWDGELIIEPGEAVAKARLETFTTSAINEYQEQRNFPTVHGTSQLSAALKFGVIGIRTIWQATKELLETSNSEEVTASIRTWQQEFAWREFYQHAMYHFPALANGAYRDIFKKFPWQNNQAHFQAWCEGKTGYPIVDAAMRQLNEIGWMHNRCRMIVASFLTKDLIINPQWGEKYFMQKLIDGDLSANNGGWQWSASSGMDSKPLRIFNPASQAQKFDIDGEYIRQWVRELKSVDTEYLVSGNITPLERRAVGYPTPIVDHKKQQGLFKQLYQEQKTGMD